Proteins encoded in a region of the Paenibacillus sp. E222 genome:
- a CDS encoding SMI1/KNR4 family protein encodes MIKQAEFLWQRIIEKGTGANADVEAALNLQPGVSDEDFRSVENELGVTLPEEMKALYRVHNGQAWNVGVDSFVRNLTLSPLDQVKENWAFLQEEFDPDEMEPEIEDDAIKPVLWSSKWIPIAENGGGDYLCLDTDPSSAGTVGQVLYFWHDWGHRSVEAKGLFEFIQKCIEEKDEEDRT; translated from the coding sequence ATGATCAAGCAAGCAGAGTTCCTGTGGCAACGTATTATTGAAAAAGGGACGGGTGCAAATGCAGACGTTGAAGCAGCGCTCAATCTTCAACCTGGTGTGAGCGATGAAGATTTTCGATCCGTAGAAAACGAACTTGGTGTGACCTTGCCTGAGGAGATGAAGGCTCTCTATCGTGTGCATAACGGACAAGCCTGGAATGTTGGCGTAGATTCCTTTGTTCGTAACCTGACGTTGTCACCTCTGGATCAGGTGAAGGAGAACTGGGCCTTTTTGCAGGAAGAATTCGACCCGGACGAGATGGAGCCCGAGATTGAGGATGATGCCATTAAGCCAGTACTGTGGAGCAGCAAATGGATTCCGATCGCGGAAAATGGTGGTGGGGATTATCTATGTCTGGACACTGACCCATCCAGTGCGGGAACGGTAGGACAGGTGTTGTACTTTTGGCATGATTGGGGACATCGTTCGGTTGAGGCTAAGGGATTATTTGAATTTATTCAGAAATGTATAGAAGAAAAGGATGAGGAAGATAGAACGTAG
- a CDS encoding GNAT family N-acetyltransferase codes for MIQITMRQAKQADQEHLAELRALVLYDDLHRLGRYDEVKVRERFRHTFDPVHTWMIEVDGARVGCVALKPKLEEMLLEHFYIHPDYQGQQIGTQVLDMLLKRDDVRGKRVILNVLQGSPARRLYERFGFVLDSEDEVDVFMSVQVQ; via the coding sequence ATGATCCAAATAACCATGCGTCAAGCCAAGCAGGCAGATCAGGAGCACCTTGCAGAGCTGCGTGCCCTGGTTCTATATGATGATCTACACAGGTTGGGAAGGTACGACGAGGTGAAGGTACGTGAACGTTTCCGTCATACATTCGACCCAGTCCACACGTGGATGATCGAAGTCGACGGTGCACGGGTGGGGTGTGTAGCGTTGAAGCCCAAGTTGGAGGAGATGCTGCTGGAACATTTCTACATACATCCCGATTATCAAGGTCAGCAAATAGGGACCCAAGTGCTGGATATGCTGTTGAAACGGGATGACGTCCGGGGCAAACGCGTTATTTTAAATGTGTTGCAGGGCAGTCCGGCTCGGCGATTGTATGAACGCTTTGGGTTTGTTTTGGACAGTGAAGATGAGGTGGATGTATTCATGTCCGTTCAAGTGCAGTAA